Within Portunus trituberculatus isolate SZX2019 chromosome 18, ASM1759143v1, whole genome shotgun sequence, the genomic segment AATGTATACATGTtcattccatatatatatatatatatatatatatatatatatatatatatatatatatatatatatatatatatatatatgtgtgtgtgtgtgtgtgtatgtatattgaTTTTAGTGTTACTTAAATCAGTAATAAAATCCTTtcagtgattctctctctctctctctctctctctctctctctctggtgataagagagaaaggggattcattaggaaaagaatgaagtttGTCATCAGGGTGTagtgaaaaataaggaggaatagaaagatggaagatgAGACATGACAAAGAACTTTACAGGAATGAATATGGTTACAACTCAATATGTACACTAAGTATGGGCGTAATAAAGCATGATAAGATAATTGTATCAATAATAAATATACAGCAGAGGCTCAAGTGTGAAATGAGACATGCAAAGACTGTCTTAGTGATCTTTAAAAAGAGGCACTAATTAATATAAAGAAGGCGATATGAAGAATACAATATTATTTCTCCTTCAAGCAGGTAGTCAGAGACAATAATATTATTATGTATGTGGCATTTCACTAACTTAGATAACGGCTATACCTACTATCATTTCTCGCTAGGAGTGGAAAGATAAATATTGCCTAATACTAAACatctttagtgtttttatttgagGGCTATAGTAGATTACGTCAGGTTAACGTagattattttttaatttattattttcattactctttCATTGTGTACCGAAGGTAGAACACGACTCAAGCAAGCGTCTTATTTTGCCAAGAAAAAACCAGCCTCAGTCAATTGATAGACTACCTaaggctattttttttataaaatccGGAATGTAAACTTGAACGATGAAATGTTTTCAACTTTTTCACTGCAATTTATCTTTTTAGAGGCATGTCTGAACGCGGCCCCAATGTCGAGGTTGTGACGTCACGTGTAAACAACTCTGGGAGGGACATTGCAGGAGCTGCTCGTGATTGACGTTAGTTGTGAGTACCACCGCTTCCTGCTGTCCTATATACGTAGCCACAGATAGCCTAAGTGTAATTTCTGTCAAGGTAAGGTTACAGGTGGCGGCCTAATACGAGATGTGGATTTTAAAACAAGTTAAAATTTTTCGTCTCAGACAAGTGGGGGAAGTGGTGAGGGATACGAGCCCAATGTGTGTCCCGCCTGTCATGTTATGTGGTGTGAGACGTGCATTATATATTAAGTTTGCATAATGTCTTGTATGTCGTGAACTGTATTTTGGTGTTTCATTAATAGGTTTGGTGGTAAAAGATAGGTAGTGTCAAGAAGCGCGAAATTTAAATATCGAACTCTGAGCCTTCcctatgttttccttctcttcttatttattgatttgctTTTTATCCTTAAAATACATCATTATTTGCGGTAAAAATTCACGGTAAATATCTAGAACATGTCCTTCCTCCATGTCATCACCAATCCCCTCCCCAAGAGCAGCAAGCTTAGGGACCTGGAGGGAAAATggggtttttgggtggggaaAGCTTAAAGTTGATAATTTTTTGgcaattaaaaaataataaaatatgtagggaaaaataccattatttccacaaaaagaaaagctgaaaatgtaatttttttgCTAAATATTTGCCAACAATTTGCCATATTTGTGGCATTATCTGCTACATTTAGTGGAAAACAGAGATATTAAACAATATAATTTAGCCCGGGGGGTTTACCcctcctaatctaacctaaccctaacaatTATAACCTAGCTTTGAGGGGGAGGACTGGCTGTGCCCCCTGCCCCTCATCCCAACCCCCTGTATTACTAACCAAaccctgatctaacctaacctaacattataaTCTAGCTGGGGGAACTGTGCCCCCTGCCCTGGTTACTAACCAAACCTTAATATAACGTAACCTAACAAAATTTGGGTAAATCTATAGAACAGCAactccttacatattcttttctattaccccctttccccccaacaagcttgggggcacgtggggaatcgggggttttggggggaaagccaaaagaggcgagatatggcgatccaaaaaaatctaaggacaaaaacgtaacctaacctaaccggggggcTGTGCCCCCCCAGACccaccccctacaacactaacctaaccctaacattaacctaacctaacctaacctaacctagccggcAGGGGCATAGCCCCCCCAGACCctccctacaacactaacctaaccctaacataaacctaacctaacataacataacctagCCGGGGCGGTGCGGCCGCCCCAGATTCTCCCTGCAACACTGACCTagccctaacataaacctaacctaccgtatacttgctttggggcagcttccctccccccacactggttctcttatagcttcacacaatatgccctacctctactaatacccctcctcacaataccttaacgaaaggatgaaggtcctggctggtcctcttctcgattgtacactgacttgcatcgcaggagcgatgatttcccagtaatcaaattcgcaacctttacaactaatgtcactggtggccatggctgaactgcgcacacagatgtctttgtgcacctgtctgcccagctgtgccccgcctacgaatacatatagcaaattcccattggtgcagctcgtggtgttaagaggtggtggcaggtcattggacaaaagaactatagacacagtAAGAATCCTATTTAGCAGTTACCCACAAGCCCAGGATGTGAACAACAGACAGTCACTTcctgttacccacaaaccccagatatatacaatagacaatagcaatgtttactatttggactTAGACTCCGAGTGACGTCTCTAATTTCAGTGAGGCAGTGTGACATAACCGTGTGTGACCCCCAAACAAGACCACAAGGTACGTGTTCTCCATTAACTACTCatcattttgtgttattattgcacGGATTAGAGAGGAGGTCCTGTTTTAAAGATTTACGAAAATTTGAACCCATAGCTATACAAAGTAGCTATAGCAAATCGTTGGCAACGCTGCTCACCAATAACACAAGGCTCACCACAAATGCTCCCTCCTAACAGACTAACAGGATTCTTCAAGGAAATCACAAAAATGTCTGACCAGTATCTGGTATTACTAAAGATTTTGGGAAGCAAAATCAATCCATGATGCACACACGTTGAACAATAAATCTCTTGCGTTTCTTGTGTGGCAGTgatagaactaaaaaaaaaatagataaatgaataagcagtggtggtcgtggttgaGGCAAGAGGTGATGACGAGGTCTCCTAGGTTTTGATTATATTACCTTTTGAATTGACTGTCGTAGTTTATGAATAATTGAAGGAAGTTACAATGAATAGCAGGAGTATTATAccagacaaaaaggaagaaggggcaACCAGAGACATGCTTGTTGAACAAAAGGTGGGAGGTGATGAATCTGATCAGCTGAGTGATGGCAAAGATGAaggacataaacaaaacaaacttgaAAAGGACATTTGCTCGATTTGTAAAATTAAGGTTAATGATAAGGACAAGGCATTAGAATGTAACCTATGTGATGTATGGCATCATATATCTTGTGAAAATGTTACTGAGGTGATATACAAATTTTTGATGATGACTGAAGAGTGCCATCCATTGGTACTGCTTGAAGTGCAATACAGTAGTGGGCAAGGTGATCAAGAATATGACAGGTTTTTCAATGACAAGATGGGATGGAAAAAACGCTTGAATGATTTTGAGGACAAAACTTATGAAAGACTGGGTGAAGTCAAAGCAGACTTGTGAAAATTAGAAAAGACTGTGACTAGTATGCCTAGAGATACTGATGTGATGGAAATAATAAAGGTAGAATTAGATGAAGTTAAAGACAAGGTTCATGATGAGGTTCAaatgaaaatgagggaagaattTAGTGAAGCTACAAGTACTCTGAGGGATCATGTGGAACAACTTGTAGAAGCATCTGTAAAGGATAAATTAGGTATGTGGGATAAGGATAAATGGCAGAATGAAGTAAAAGATAAGATCTAtcatgaagtgaaagaaagtgaaatgtgtGGCCCAGGAGGATTTAAAGAAGTTGGCATTCAGTGGAGCTGTGGGCATGGTTGGGGCAGGAGAGAGTGCTCGTCCTATATATGATACACAGTTATAGAATGAAGTGATAAGAAAAGCAACAAAGGAAGTACAAGGCCGTATGTACAGGAAGAACAATATTGTTCTATATTGGATTCCTGAGCAAGTGTTTGACGATATGGATTTGTcaataagagatgaaaagaaaaggtatgTTAAGTTAATAGTTATAGATTTATGTAGTGAATTGGGAATTACATGTTATGAGAGTGATATTGTGGAGATACGAAGGATTGGCAGATATGGAGGGGAATCAGGCTCAGCAAAGCCAAGACCTATACTAGTAGAATTTAGAGGaggtatgaaagaaagaattatgAGAAATTTATTCAAGTTGAAGGACTTAAAAAAGAAGATTTTTGCTAAAGTTTGGATATCGCATGATATgaccaagaaggaaagacagcgATAGTCAgtgggaaaataatgaaaggaatttAAGGTTGCTACAAGATATCAGTGAATATAACACAAGATATAAGTTAATAGTTGGAGATTTTAATCTGCCTAATGTAAAGTAGGAAAACTTAACTTGTCTTCATGGAAATGATCATTTAAGTTTAAACGTtattgaaaaagtttgtgactgtttctttcttcaataCATTACAGAAATTACAAGGTTTAGAGGAGAAAATGCTGGAAATACTCTTGATTTTGTATTTATGAATGATGACTTATTTGTAGAGAATATTAAGATTGGAAGCCCACTGGGGAAAAGTGACCATGGCTGTATGCAATTCAAGTGTAGTATAGAACCATATAAGGAAGAGTATAAGAAACATGTATTTATATGAAAAAGCGGATTACAGTATACAGTAAACTGCGTGAATTGTTATCAATAAAGTGGGATGAATATCTTAATTATCAAGATGTAGAGGTGATGTAGGataaatttaaaaagaaattcCAGGAAGCTATCAATATTTGTGTTCTGAAAAAGGAGTTTGTAAGTCGAGAAAGGCTGAGGTAAAGAACAAATCAAGGATTGATGATGAATAGGAAATTGTGGcctaagattaagaaaaaactgACTTTGGATGAGACttaagagaatgaatgaggCAGGAGAAAGCATCACAAGAGAGTACAGCCTGGTGGATTTTATAGTACTGTATAGACAACTTAACAATCAGGTTAGACTAGAAACAAGGAGAGCAGTAAAAAGTAATGAGAAAGTGATTGCTAAAAATTTTAAATCAAATACAAAATTATTATGGAAATATGTACAGTCAAAGGCAAAAACTGCAGCTGGTATAAGAAATTTGTATATGAATAAGGAGAAAACAGCAGAAACACAAAATGATAGAAAGTCACAGTGTTAGTGGAGTTCTTTAATACAGTGTTCACTAGGGAACCTTAGGGAGAAGTACCAAGCATGCAAGTGAAGGATGTCTCCATGTTAACACAAATACTTTTTACTTGTGAAGATGTTAAACTCACTATTGATAATTTAAAAAGGGACAAGGCACCAGGTCCCAAAGGTTTTCACCCTAGGATAATTAAGGAGGCGAGGAGCAAAATAGAATGTCCATTGCAAATTATATTTGATTTATCAATAGAGCAGGGGAAATTGCCCAAGGATTGGAAGTCTGCAAATATTACGGCAATATacaaaaaaggagatagaaaggacCCAGAAAATCATAGACCGGTTAGCCTGACTTGTGTAATTTTTAAATTAATGGAGACcataattagaagaaaaattattgatcATCTTAAGAAAAATGAGCTTATCACAAGGAAGCAATATGGTTTCATGAGTGGACGTTCAACAGTGCTTCAACTAATAACTGTAATGGAAAAATGGACAAGTATATTAGATGAAGGAAGAGTTGTGGATGTCGCTTATTGTGATTTTAAGAAGGCATTTGACATGGTGCCTCACAGACGATTgttggagaaaataaagagcttCAATATAGGAGGCAATATCTTGAAATGGATTTCAGATTTTCTTGGAGGAAGACAACAGCTTTTAATTGTAAATGGTACAAGTTCAGACTGGAAGAAAGTGATAAGTGGAGTGCCTCAgcggtcagtgcttggtcctgTCTTGTTTgctatatatattaatgacctTCCAGAAATAATATTGAATAGTGAGATGTTTTTGTATGCGGATGATACCAAAGTATTCAGAATGATAAAGGATGAGAGGGACTGTAGAAAATTACAAGATCTcaataaaaggaatgaatggtCAAAGAAATGGTTATTAAGGTttcacacaaagaaatacaattTGATGAGAATTGGTAAAACAAATACAGGTATGTTTCAATATACTATGGATGAAGATTTGAACCAGATTAAAGTAGAGAAAGATTTAGTGGTGAAGATTGACCAGGAGTTAAATTTCAAGGAACATtttgtggaaaaaataaataaagctaataggATGGTTGGGTTAATAAGAAGGACATTCGATAGCATGGATGAGGAAATATTTAAATCTTTGTATGTGACATTGATTTGACCACACCTGGAATATGCCAATCAGGTGTGGTGTCCTTACATGAAGAAGGATGTGGAGGCCTTTGAAAGGCTTCAGCGCAGGGCAACAAAATTAGTACTGGGTTTGAAGGATCTCTtctatgaagaaaggctgaagaaaCTAGACCTACCAACGTTGACATATAGAAAATCAAGAGGAGATATGGTGGAAACCTTTAAAATTATCAATGGAGTGTATGACGAAGATGTATGTGAAGGCTTGTTTAACATGTTATCCGTGTCTTGGTACACCGGTGTACCAatgattatattttttcatggggaagtggtacaccggtggcacAAATGAGATTAAGGGGACCATCCGGTGAGGTTTTTGAAAAATCAAAAATAGAGATacgtgggtaatttttttttttttttcagtgatagatgtttattaCACGATGTTAGTGTAGTAGTTACAAGTGAATCGAcccataaataactgcatgaaaaattttttaaaaatctatttttaaaaaaaaatatttttcctataaactttgtcactagaggacatatttcaattttgcTAGTATGGATATGAAGTATGTCGTATACCAAAACTTTTTACTTCAtagaattttaattttttattttgatggccattacaaatttttttatttatttatttatttatttattttttttttttttataaaattaataaagtacACGAGACTTACCTTGGTCAGTTGAAGTGTGCTTGTAATTTTACGAGGCAAGTCACCTCTGCTGGAGGGGAGCTTTCACATGCCCACCGCTCCCTCCCTGCTTATTGGGTTTTGATGACGCCTAGTACTTTTAATTCTCTATCATGTGGGTGGTTGTTTACTTTGAAGTCTGACTGTGCAACGTGGCAAAGCGTATCTCATGTGAAAGCTCCCCTCCAGCAGAGGTGACTTGCCTCGTAAAATTACAAACACACTTCAACTGACCAAGGTAAGTCTTGTgtactttattaattttacttcacCAAGTCACCTTCTGCAGAGTTGAGCTTTCCCATGAGGctttgaagccatgtgggtgtTGTGTTCCGATGATGAATagatgtagaagaaaaaaaaaaatatacaagtccAACCATGAACAGagttttaatgaaagaaaagtcacaCACAGAACATGCACATGAAGGCCATGTGACCAACAGGAccacagagaaacacaaacaagaaaatggaCAGGTAGGACATACCACAGACCTACTAATGCTGCCTGGTAACAGAAGATCCCTTGAAATGCAAGGCTAAGACACATGTCACCAACCCCTGCCTATTGAAGGACCGCATCCTGAAATAGATCAGAATTCATTATAATGGGCTTATCATAAAATTTTGCAAACGTGGCAGCCCTAGCTCAACCAGCTTTTTGCATGATGCATGTCAGGGGCACTGCCATAGCCTTGGCTATTGATGCCGCAGCTGGCCGTACACTACCCGCCTTGAAGACATTGGTGTCCACACTAGACATACTAAGCATGGACTTGACCCATCGGGCAATAGTGTCCTTAGATACAGCAGTGTGTGGTTTATGAAAACTGAGAAACAATTTGGAAGCACTATGCTTATCACCATGCCTAAATTCCTTGGTCCTTGCTATGTACTCTAACAATGTTTGACAAACACACAATCTATTATCTTGAGGGTAGGCCCGAAATGTCAGCCTAGCAATATTAAAGTTAGGTCTACATTGCTTAACAGTTCCCCCTAGCGAAATGGAAATATGATCCTCATTAACATCCATACCCTGAAGCATTAACAAATGTAACGTTTGGACTCTGGCCGCTTGAGTGATCGCCATCAACATGACAAGCTTTAGTGTGAGATCTTTCAATGATAAGTCCCGCAAAGGGTGCATAGATCGAAGCTTTTGCAAGACTGGCTTTACATCCCATGTCGCCGTGTACCTAGGTGTGAGTGGTCTGAGGTTGAAGACCCCTTTCATGAATCTACAAATCAGAGGATGATTTCCTGCACTGCAGCCATCAATTACAGTTCCTAGTGAAGAAATAGCCCCCCTTGCAGTGTTCACGCTGTCATATCCCACATTCCGATGAAACGTCTCGGTCAAGAAGTTAATGACGTAATGGGCAGAGGAACTAAGGGGATTGATGCCCCGTTGAGAACAAAACTGTTGCCACCTAGCGACATGCAGGCGGTATTGTTTAGCCATGCTCAGCTTCCATGACGCAAGCAAGATGTCCGTGCCTGCCGCAGAAACACCTTGTTCTCGGAAGACCTCCCGGATATTAAGTATGCCATGAGCTGAGTGTTCGCATGACCGGATGTGCCCCGACTTGAGATGGATGTGTCAGGATATCGGCCCTGCTTGGAAGGAGCCTGGGATAATCTATCAACAGCCCTAGAAGAGCTCCCATCCAGGGTTGAGATGGCCAAATGGGCACCACTATCCAGCCTCTGGCCTGTTCTGCACGGATCTTCTGGAGGCACCTAGCAattagagagaatgagggaaaaagataagagagatcAAACTGTGCCCAGTTGAAAGTAAATGCATCAAAAAATGTTGCCTCTGGATCTAGTTTCCAGGAACAGAATGTAGCCACTTGCTTATTTAGTCTGGATGCAAATAAGTCAATGGAAGGGGCACCAAAAACCAGAGAAATTCTACgaaaaacatcaacatcaagTTGCCACTCATGCCGATCATTAAAAGTGCGAGAGGCACAATCTGCTACAATATTCGCACTGCCTGGAATGTGTGAGCAAATAACCCATGCCTGATTCTTCACACACCAGTCCCAAATCAAAGTGGCAAGATAGTTACACATAAGTGATTTTGTACCACCCATCTCATTCACGTAGTTAACAGCAGTAGTATTGTCACAAAACACTTTAACATTTTTCCCACAGAGCTCACCAGCGAATGCTTGAAGAGTAAATAGAATAGCCTTGAGTTCTAAAGCATTAATATGCAGCAATTTCTCCTTGGAGGACCAACTGCCCCCGGCAGTCATATGGTGGAATTGGCCACCCCAACCTGTATTGGAAGCATCTGTAAATAATTGAACGTCAGCAGCTGCCCGGAGAATCTTCCTATACTGTACAGACACGATATTAAGCCACCAGTCAAGATTCAATTTCATGTCCTCCGTAATCTCCATAAATTGATCAAAGTCACCATGGGCATGACGCAATGCTACAATTTTAGCTGCCTCCAATTTCCGGTAGTGAAGTTTCCCTAACTCAACAGCAGAGGTAGCCGCCACCAGCAGTCCCATGACCCGTGCCAGATTTTTGCCTTACTCTTACACCTAATTGCCTGACAACTGTTGAGTATGGTAACCACCCTATGCTCTGGTAAGGAAATAGTCATAGTCTCTGTGTCAAGGATGTTGCCCAAGTATTAAATTCGCTTAGAGAGGACCAAGACCgacttttctacattaataatgaAGCCCAACAGACTCAGTGCAGCAAGTGTGTCCGTTATGACAGTGAGGCAACCCTGAGGCAACCCTGCTGAGAACTGTTGCAAATGAGAGAATCATCAATATAGCTAGTAATGGTAACACCCCTTTCTCTCAAAGCTGCAAAAACaggtttcattaattttgtgaaAAGCCTAGGGCCCTCAGCAATACCATTAGGCAGGCATGTAAACTGATAAACTTTACCTTGCcaagtgaaacacaaaaaacgttGATGCTCATCTGCAATCCTGACAGAATAATAGGCATGCCTAAGGTCAATGGAAGCCAAAAAATCTCCTTCATTAATGAGCCGGGTAGCCTgctcaaaattttccattttaaaATGTATGTGTGGTatgtgtttgttcagtttttccaAATTGAGCACCATTCTATgttcaccatttttcttttgtctcaaaAATATAAGTGAAATAACCTGGCCCTCCATGCGCTGTGTAACTCTAATAACCTTAAGTTGAAGGAGCCTGTCAATTTCTGCAGAAATGATACCTGTCTCAGTGGAATTGAATTTATACTCTAATTTACCCGCAAATAAATGGTCAATGTCCTCCACCTTAATATTGAGGTGACAACCGGCAACAATATCTAGAATGGCCGGGTCATTGGTAATTTTCCGCCATTCATGAATAAAGTAGCTAAGCCTGCCAGCTTCAAAATCCTTACTAACCTCTACTGCAGCCGGGGCCTGTGCTGGCCCCGGCTCCTGCTGTTTTTGGGAACGGAGTCCTGGCGTGTGTTGTAGGCCCGTGGAGCACCTCTCGTCCCATACCGCGGCTGACCATAAGGCTGGAACCTGCTGGAGAAACCTCGATGCGAAGCCGAGCCCCAGTAGCCTCTGGTTCTGGTCCCCGTGAAAGACCATGGAGAGGAGAACTTCTTGGAAGTGATCTTGCCCTTCAGTTTCTCGGATTCTTCAATCTGTTTTGCAGATTGGGACACATCATCCCCAAAGAGGAAGCGAGTCACAGGCACCTTGCTGGAACAGAGGTGTGCATACTTGTGGTTAATTTCACGTTTCATGGCGAAACGCCGCGCCATGTTGTTCTTACAAGTAGCATTTCCCAGCAATGCTAatgagaaatgtgggagaagattcgatttgaatgataaaaaggcaaaaaaccccagagatgtcattttcgtcctctatgaccctgtacatttatttgggttTGATATTTCatgctcatacaccaccatgtgcatcatatatcctttttaggtatgtttagaatattctgtatGACTCATATGGTACCTGGCTGCCCCTACAATGATTGTAAGATTAAACAagtacttaccaagtatgaagtttgatcgtaatttcacgaacattcaACGACATCAGTGGTAGCCAACAAGATGCCATGCTACCATTCCACCGTCAGTCACTTTTAGAGAGGAGGTTTGAGGAAGCAGTTACAAATTACCGCAAGGACCCTTCGCCCTAAAGTGAGGTGAGGATCACAAAACAGacagggtagggagggagggcgttGTACACCACTGACGCCGTtgaatgttcgtgaaattaccatcaaacttcatacttggtaagtactcgtttaatcttacaatttcacgTCACGAATTTCAACTGACGTCACAGCGGTAACCAACGAGAGCTTTAGAGAGGTTCCTCAAACCTACTAAATTACAAAATCTAGGTAAAAAACGAAACACACTACTCAGAACATTGGTAAGGAAAATACCAAAATAGCAAACATAAGACCCATCACATGTATTTCAGGACAGTATCACAAAAAATCCCAAGAACCTTCCACAGGGTACAGAACAAATTTTTGTCCCTAAGTTTATGCCACAACCAAGTACATATAGTGTATATATTTCTTGAACATTATGGGACCCAATCCCCGGaaacttacagaaaaaaattctTTCCCCACTTCGTAAACCTAAGAAGGGGGTCACAAACCCTTACAAAATTTAacatgagaaaagaacaaaagcatTACGACAAAACTGCCCTAGCAAACTGGACCTGCTGGGCAAGAGGCTTCCGATAGTGTCGGGTAAAAGTAGACTCCCTCGCCCATCCAATGGTGGAGACTACTGTAGCAAGAGGCAACATCCGGGCTGCCTTACTGGAAGAGGCTGACCTAGTagaatgaggagagaagacagTAATGTCAATGCCAGCAGCTCCCATCACGTCTCTCACCCAACGTCGCAATGTATCCCGGGAGGCCAACCGAACCGGAGGTCGTGTAGTCAGGAAAAACCCGTAAGTGACCCACGGATGGAGCTAGTCCTATCTAGATAATGCTTGATGGTGTCAACAACACACAAGCGGCTGTCATGTGGGTAGGCATAAAAAAACAAGCCTGACATGTGGACCCCAGGACGAGAGGTTTTTAATAAGTCTCCAATCCCAAAACCAACCCGAGACTCTATGACAGACATGTTTCTAAGATCTAGTAAATGTAAGGTCTGACTGCAGTGGCCTGACAACAAAAGCATAAGATTAACTAGTTTCCTTGACAACTGAAGAAGAGACAAGTCCACAGTATGGCCAAGACCACAGATATAATCCAACACTACCTAAGGATCCCAAGTTTTATGGGAGCATGGAAAAGAAGGTCTCTCTAAGAAAACTGCCTTCATAAACCGAGAGACTAACGGATGTTGTCTTGCAGGATGACcattaatagtagcaatagcagagaTGGCTGAACGGATTGTATTCATGGAGCTGTATCCCTGACCTGTGCTGCGTTGATATTGTAACAAGAGG encodes:
- the LOC123505355 gene encoding uncharacterized protein LOC123505355, whose translation is MGLLVAATSAVELGKLHYRKLEAAKIVALRHAHGDFDQFMEITEDMKLNLDWWLNIVSVQYRKILRAAADVQLFTDASNTGWGGQFHHMTAGGSWSSKEKLLHINALELKAILFTLQAFAGELCGKNVKVFCDNTTAVNYVNEMGGTKSLMCNYLATLIWDWCVKNQAWVICSHIPGSANIVADCASRTFNDRHEWQLDVDVFRRISLVFGAPSIDLFASRLNKQVATFCSWKLDPEATFFDAFTFNWAQFDLSYLFPSFSLIARCLQKIRAEQARGWIVVPIWPSQPWMGALLGLLIDYPRLLPSRADILTHPSQVGAHPVMRTLSSWHT